A genomic stretch from Chloroflexota bacterium includes:
- a CDS encoding phage holin family protein, translated as MISPFRLFARAAVTWAAEVAFLYLMLRLLPTVHVTAWEFALLAVLVMGLLNAMVRPGILLLAANLGLIPFLIVALALNGMLVQVTSWLVPGFWVDGLLSAFAVAFGMAGVNTVLTGLLSVDDDDAFYRNVVRRIAQRTVPAADDLEETGAVIVQIDGLAEPILRRALAEGRMPTLASWLAAGSHRLIGWKSEIPSMTTSAQAGILHGSNGGVPAFYWYEKRGKRLMSSANPHDLHAVQQRISDGHGLLHRDGVSVTNLFSGDAEHSVMTVGTLLDDEGSIHADPHDFYGYLVSPYNLYRGLIGLIFEAALECWQCLRQWAENRQPRIRRFGLFTLQRGLANVILRDATTWTVVASMFRGHRVIYCDYLSYDEVGHFAGPETPDAVATLYAMDRQLRQIALAAREAPRAYQIVVLSDHGQTTAPIFQAKYGETLDEVVRRAIDAGPTVRVSGGKGETPGYLSAFLSEMSGAKGLRGRGARRLLRTKRGSGLIDPVREGMNKAASDDVEIVVTSSGSLAHIYFAKVPDKLTLEEIAAGYPGLIETLVAHEGVGLVIVRSESRGTLVLSEDGIRELRAEHVEDGVVEGRDPLAEFEPYTARFLDDLAQFEQSGDIIVNGTFDPSTGWVIGFDDLVGAHGGVGGMQTQPFIVYPAGWTDEPPEIIGSVGVHRFLREYTGGATANDPAPRIDEQPIPASPRP; from the coding sequence GTGATCTCGCCATTCCGGCTGTTCGCGCGCGCGGCCGTCACCTGGGCCGCCGAGGTGGCCTTCCTCTACCTGATGCTGCGGCTGTTGCCGACGGTCCATGTCACGGCCTGGGAGTTCGCGCTGCTAGCCGTCCTGGTGATGGGCCTGCTCAACGCGATGGTCCGGCCGGGCATCCTGCTGCTGGCCGCCAACCTGGGGCTGATCCCGTTCCTGATCGTGGCGCTGGCGCTCAACGGTATGCTCGTGCAGGTCACGTCGTGGCTGGTGCCCGGGTTCTGGGTGGACGGGCTGCTGTCAGCATTTGCCGTGGCGTTCGGGATGGCCGGTGTCAACACCGTCCTGACGGGCCTCCTGAGCGTGGACGACGACGACGCCTTCTACCGGAACGTCGTCAGGCGGATCGCGCAGCGGACCGTGCCCGCCGCCGACGACCTTGAGGAAACCGGGGCAGTCATCGTCCAGATCGACGGGCTGGCCGAACCGATCTTGCGACGGGCCCTGGCCGAGGGCCGCATGCCGACGCTCGCCTCGTGGCTGGCGGCCGGTTCGCACCGGCTGATCGGCTGGAAGAGCGAGATTCCGTCGATGACGACCAGCGCCCAGGCGGGCATCCTGCACGGCTCCAACGGCGGCGTCCCGGCCTTCTACTGGTACGAGAAGCGGGGCAAGCGGCTGATGTCGTCGGCCAACCCGCACGACCTGCACGCGGTCCAGCAGCGCATCTCGGACGGCCACGGGCTGCTGCACCGTGACGGCGTCAGCGTGACCAACCTCTTCAGCGGTGATGCCGAACATTCGGTCATGACGGTCGGCACGCTGTTGGACGACGAGGGCAGCATCCACGCCGACCCCCACGACTTCTACGGCTACCTCGTCAGCCCGTACAACCTCTACCGTGGGCTGATCGGCCTGATCTTCGAGGCGGCGCTGGAATGCTGGCAGTGCCTGCGCCAGTGGGCCGAGAACCGACAGCCGCGCATCCGCCGCTTCGGCCTGTTCACGCTCCAGCGCGGCCTCGCGAACGTCATCCTGCGCGATGCCACGACCTGGACCGTTGTCGCGTCGATGTTCCGAGGGCACCGGGTGATCTACTGCGACTACCTCTCGTATGACGAGGTCGGGCATTTCGCGGGTCCGGAGACGCCGGACGCCGTGGCGACCCTCTACGCTATGGATCGGCAGTTGCGGCAGATCGCGCTGGCCGCCCGCGAGGCGCCGCGTGCGTACCAGATCGTCGTGCTCTCGGATCACGGCCAGACGACGGCCCCGATCTTCCAGGCCAAATACGGCGAGACGCTCGACGAGGTCGTGCGGCGGGCGATCGACGCCGGCCCGACAGTCCGCGTCTCCGGCGGCAAGGGTGAGACGCCCGGCTACCTGAGCGCGTTCCTCAGCGAGATGTCCGGCGCGAAAGGCCTGCGGGGGCGGGGGGCGCGCCGCCTGCTCCGCACGAAGCGCGGCTCTGGCCTGATCGACCCGGTCCGCGAGGGGATGAATAAGGCTGCATCGGACGACGTCGAGATCGTGGTGACCAGCTCCGGCAGCCTCGCGCACATCTACTTCGCGAAGGTTCCGGACAAGCTGACGCTCGAGGAGATCGCCGCCGGCTACCCGGGCCTCATCGAGACGCTGGTGGCGCACGAGGGCGTCGGACTGGTGATCGTGCGGTCCGAGTCGCGCGGGACGCTGGTGCTCTCGGAGGACGGCATCCGCGAGCTGCGCGCCGAGCACGTCGAGGATGGCGTGGTCGAAGGGCGCGATCCGCTGGCTGAGTTCGAGCCGTACACCGCTCGCTTCCTGGACGATCTCGCCCAGTTCGAGCAATCCGGCGACATCATCGTCAACGGGACGTTCGATCCGTCGACCGGCTGGGTCATCGGGTTTGACGACCTGGTGGGCGCACACGGCGGCGTCGGTGGGATGCAAACGCAGCCGTTCATCGTCTACCCGGCTGGCTGGACCGACGAACCACCCGAGATCATCGGGTCGGTCGGCGTGCACCGCTTCCTGCGCGAGTACACCGGGGGCGCGACCGCCAACGACCCGGCTCCCCGCATCGACGAGCAGCCGATCCCGGCCTCGCCGCGTCCATGA
- a CDS encoding PLP-dependent aminotransferase family protein codes for MTATGVERFQELLSRRAAKGPRPPQGLAPHIKYRFGTGNPDPASFPYAGLAQAAADVMETDGANALSYGGVFGFQELREWVCHKHKVFENLAISPDNVLITNGSGDALGLVIQTFVDEGDPVITEAPTFSATLQTLRRNGADLHGIEVDADGMRTDLLADKLEQLAKAGKRCKLIYTIDNFQNPAGPTLTLKRRHELLALAKQYGVIVLEDDAYGELRFEGEQLPSLFSLDDAGLVARTGTLSKILGAGTRVGWVIAQPTLIPYMSAFNYGGGVAPFMSRICHAYMKNNLETHVEELRRVYREKRDAMIGELEKGLAGLDAFWHKPEGGFFLWIRLPTGTDSKKLMELASAAAVGYVPGPAFMPNGGGENYIRLAFSQESPAELREGTRLICEAIRQARG; via the coding sequence ATGACGGCGACGGGTGTCGAGCGGTTCCAGGAACTGCTCTCCAGGCGGGCGGCGAAGGGGCCGCGCCCGCCCCAGGGTCTGGCTCCGCACATCAAGTATCGGTTCGGCACGGGCAACCCCGATCCGGCCTCCTTTCCGTATGCCGGGCTGGCGCAGGCTGCCGCCGACGTGATGGAGACCGATGGCGCAAACGCGCTCTCCTACGGCGGCGTCTTCGGCTTTCAGGAGCTGCGCGAGTGGGTCTGTCACAAGCACAAGGTGTTCGAGAACCTCGCGATCTCGCCGGACAACGTCCTGATCACCAACGGCTCGGGCGACGCGCTCGGACTGGTCATCCAGACGTTCGTCGACGAGGGCGACCCGGTCATCACCGAGGCTCCAACCTTCTCGGCCACGCTCCAGACGTTGCGCCGCAACGGGGCCGACCTTCATGGCATCGAGGTCGATGCCGATGGCATGCGGACCGACCTGCTGGCCGACAAGCTCGAACAGTTGGCGAAGGCCGGCAAGCGCTGCAAGCTGATCTACACCATCGACAACTTCCAGAATCCGGCCGGCCCGACACTCACCCTGAAGCGCCGCCACGAGCTGCTGGCGCTGGCAAAGCAGTACGGCGTGATCGTGCTGGAGGACGACGCCTACGGTGAGCTGCGCTTCGAAGGCGAGCAGCTACCGTCGCTGTTCTCGCTGGACGACGCCGGGTTGGTCGCGCGCACCGGCACCCTCTCGAAGATTCTCGGGGCGGGCACCCGCGTCGGCTGGGTGATCGCGCAGCCGACGCTGATCCCGTACATGTCGGCGTTCAACTACGGCGGCGGCGTTGCGCCGTTCATGAGCCGCATCTGCCACGCCTACATGAAGAACAACCTGGAGACCCATGTCGAGGAGCTGCGCCGGGTCTACCGCGAGAAGCGCGACGCGATGATCGGCGAGCTGGAGAAGGGACTTGCCGGCCTGGACGCCTTCTGGCACAAGCCGGAGGGCGGCTTCTTCCTGTGGATCAGGCTGCCCACGGGCACCGATTCGAAGAAGCTGATGGAGCTTGCCAGCGCGGCAGCAGTCGGCTACGTTCCTGGGCCGGCCTTCATGCCCAACGGCGGCGGCGAGAACTACATTCGGCTGGCCTTCAGCCAGGAGTCGCCGGCGGAGCTGCGTGAGGGCACGCGCCTGATCTGCGAAGCGATCCGCCAGGCCCGCGGCTAG
- a CDS encoding potassium channel protein, with translation MSDGQHLYRPAAVILAILALGTLGYIVIEGWGTLDALYMTVTTMATVGFGEIHPLTQQGRAFTIGLIVLGVGGALYLLTTMMQFVFEGHLGRNLERRRMDRRIEHLRDHFILCGLGRVGRQVARDFEDAKVPFVVIDSDQAAIDSLASLGYLWVRGDATDDDVLRRAGVERARGLVTCVQSDADNIFVTLSARALRSDLFIVARGNNDDATPKLRRAGADRVVSPYSIGGRQMAMLATRPAAVEFVDRVLGRADIDLLLEDVTVREGSILVGKTVREVGQEIAPGITILAIRRRLQLVTQPPPDAKVGAGDDLVAIGTSAQLEALEAVS, from the coding sequence GTGAGCGACGGGCAACACCTGTATCGACCAGCCGCCGTCATCCTGGCCATCCTGGCGTTAGGCACGCTCGGCTACATCGTGATCGAGGGTTGGGGGACGCTCGACGCGCTCTACATGACGGTCACCACGATGGCGACGGTCGGGTTCGGCGAGATTCATCCGCTGACCCAGCAAGGACGGGCGTTCACCATCGGCCTGATCGTCCTGGGGGTCGGCGGCGCGCTGTACTTGCTCACCACGATGATGCAGTTCGTGTTCGAGGGCCACCTCGGGCGCAACCTGGAGCGACGACGCATGGACCGGCGCATCGAGCATTTGCGCGACCACTTCATCCTCTGCGGCCTGGGGCGCGTGGGTCGGCAGGTGGCTCGCGACTTCGAGGATGCGAAAGTCCCGTTCGTGGTCATCGACAGCGATCAGGCGGCCATCGACAGCCTCGCCTCGTTGGGCTATCTATGGGTGCGCGGCGACGCCACCGACGACGATGTCCTCCGGCGGGCGGGCGTCGAGCGTGCCCGGGGCCTCGTCACCTGCGTCCAGAGCGACGCCGACAACATCTTCGTCACGCTCTCCGCGCGGGCGCTGCGCTCGGACCTCTTCATCGTGGCGCGGGGCAACAACGACGACGCCACCCCGAAGCTCAGGCGGGCCGGGGCTGACCGCGTCGTCTCGCCGTACAGCATCGGCGGGCGGCAGATGGCGATGCTCGCCACGCGCCCGGCCGCCGTCGAGTTCGTGGATCGTGTCCTCGGCCGGGCCGACATCGATCTGCTGCTGGAAGACGTGACCGTCCGCGAGGGGTCAATCCTCGTCGGCAAGACCGTGCGCGAGGTCGGCCAGGAAATCGCCCCGGGCATCACGATCCTGGCGATCCGCCGGCGCCTCCAGCTCGTGACGCAGCCACCGCCAGATGCGAAGGTCGGTGCCGGCGACGACCTCGTGGCCATCGGCACGAGCGCCCAGTTGGAGGCGCTGGAGGCCGTCTCGTAG
- a CDS encoding LCP family protein, translating to MSGSENQRQATLSLIVPAVMLAVVSGLLLLGLLAGPDPVSAAPRVEQIAAAESEQADVDDDELVAPVALPPTEAPVVSVPVAAAVRTPAPATPATPPPTPTPTWSGPPTFTFVALGVDQRNDREIPRTDTIMIGRVDLRGPYVTVVSVPRDLLVDIPGYGKDRINAAYVYGEQFKEPGGGIGLLQRTIQKSFGIQIDHFGIVDFQCFRTAVDSVGGVTVNVPRAIVDPKYPTEDYGTKIVKFDPGIQVMDGERALEYARTRYADNDFQRMQRQQSIISAMREQMLQVRSLPAIPTLLTGCRNMRSDLGWREYLNLATSLRSLDSKSVSFSAINETMVVDSVLPNGAAVLLPRWEVIRPMIGERFGTVSGPARPTAPNGSTVRPGASPQPNASPTPFTSPAPFASPLPAATPQAGSVADSPKDILPGDALTPAVPNARRT from the coding sequence GTGTCGGGCAGCGAGAATCAACGGCAGGCTACACTCAGCCTGATCGTGCCCGCGGTCATGCTGGCGGTGGTGAGCGGCTTGCTGCTCCTCGGCCTGCTGGCCGGCCCTGACCCAGTATCCGCGGCGCCCCGCGTCGAGCAGATCGCTGCCGCCGAGAGCGAGCAAGCGGACGTCGACGACGACGAGCTTGTCGCGCCCGTCGCGCTGCCGCCGACCGAAGCGCCGGTCGTCTCAGTCCCGGTTGCGGCCGCCGTTCGGACGCCAGCGCCGGCGACGCCAGCGACTCCGCCCCCCACGCCCACGCCGACCTGGAGCGGCCCGCCCACGTTCACGTTTGTCGCGCTGGGGGTCGATCAGCGAAACGACCGCGAGATCCCCCGCACCGACACCATCATGATCGGGCGAGTGGACCTGCGTGGCCCGTATGTGACGGTCGTCTCGGTCCCGCGCGATCTGCTGGTAGACATCCCGGGCTACGGCAAGGACCGCATCAACGCCGCCTACGTCTACGGCGAGCAGTTCAAGGAGCCGGGCGGCGGCATCGGGCTGCTGCAGCGCACGATCCAGAAGAGCTTCGGCATCCAGATCGACCACTTCGGGATTGTGGACTTCCAGTGCTTCCGCACGGCCGTCGATTCGGTCGGCGGGGTCACGGTGAACGTGCCCCGCGCCATCGTCGATCCGAAGTACCCGACCGAGGACTACGGCACCAAGATCGTCAAGTTCGATCCCGGTATCCAGGTGATGGACGGCGAGCGCGCCCTGGAGTACGCCCGCACGCGCTACGCCGACAACGATTTCCAGCGCATGCAGCGCCAGCAGTCGATCATCTCCGCCATGCGCGAGCAGATGCTCCAGGTGCGCTCGCTGCCGGCCATCCCGACGCTGCTCACCGGCTGCCGCAACATGCGGAGCGATCTCGGCTGGCGCGAGTACCTGAACCTCGCCACCAGCCTCCGCAGCCTGGACAGCAAGAGCGTCTCGTTTTCCGCCATCAACGAGACGATGGTCGTGGATTCGGTGCTGCCGAACGGCGCGGCGGTCCTGCTGCCCCGCTGGGAGGTCATCCGCCCGATGATCGGCGAGCGATTCGGGACCGTGAGCGGACCAGCCCGCCCCACTGCTCCGAACGGCAGTACCGTTCGGCCCGGCGCGTCGCCCCAGCCGAATGCCTCACCGACGCCGTTCACCTCGCCGGCCCCGTTCGCCTCGCCACTCCCGGCCGCGACGCCCCAGGCCGGCTCGGTGGCGGACAGCCCGAAGGACATCCTCCCAGGCGACGCGCTGACGCCGGCCGTTCCCAACGCCCGACGCACCTGA
- a CDS encoding aspartate/glutamate racemase family protein codes for MTLVTGGRPFYGESIGILMLDSRFPRIPGDVGNATTFSFPVRYQVVHGASPSRVVLERDPSLLTPFVEAAQQLAGEGVRAITTSCGFLALYQREMAGAVDIPVFTSSLLQAPLVSRMLRPDQCIGILTAHGETLEPRYLRAVGIDESVPVVVQGSQDTPAFYETFVKNGLTLDIEAAEAGVVKMATDLLARHPNVGAFVCEGTNFSSFGPAVQEATGLPFFDIVTLTRWVHEAVVRRRVPGGFL; via the coding sequence ATGACGCTGGTGACTGGCGGCCGGCCGTTCTACGGCGAATCGATCGGTATCCTGATGCTGGACAGCCGATTTCCGCGCATCCCCGGGGATGTCGGCAACGCCACGACGTTCAGCTTTCCCGTGCGCTACCAGGTGGTACACGGCGCCAGCCCGAGCCGCGTCGTGCTGGAGCGCGATCCGTCCCTGCTCACGCCGTTCGTGGAGGCCGCCCAGCAGCTTGCCGGGGAGGGCGTGCGCGCCATCACCACCAGTTGCGGGTTCCTGGCGCTCTACCAGCGAGAGATGGCGGGCGCGGTGGATATCCCGGTCTTTACGTCGAGTCTGCTCCAGGCGCCCCTGGTCTCGCGCATGCTCAGGCCCGACCAGTGCATCGGCATCCTGACCGCCCACGGCGAGACGTTGGAGCCGCGCTACCTCCGCGCCGTCGGCATCGACGAGAGCGTGCCGGTCGTCGTGCAGGGCTCCCAGGACACGCCCGCCTTCTACGAGACGTTCGTCAAGAACGGTCTGACGCTCGACATCGAGGCGGCCGAGGCCGGGGTCGTCAAGATGGCGACCGATCTCCTGGCGCGCCATCCGAACGTCGGCGCGTTCGTCTGTGAGGGCACCAACTTCTCGTCGTTCGGGCCGGCCGTGCAGGAGGCGACGGGCCTGCCCTTCTTCGACATCGTGACGCTCACCCGCTGGGTCCACGAAGCCGTGGTCCGACGGCGCGTCCCCGGCGGCTTCCTGTAG
- a CDS encoding alpha-hydroxy-acid oxidizing protein: protein MAINIDDLRRLAMRRLPRAVFDFADGGAEDEQTLRANRRDFSKIVFRPRVLVDVTHRDQSTTILGQPVSSPLILAPTGLAGMLWPRGEIEAARAATRRGIVYTLSTHAASSIEEVAESTSGPLWFQLYVLRDRDLVKRLVERAKAAGYRALCLTVDVPILGQRERDLRNGATIPPKITVRNVVDVVQRVNWLRGVLLGPNITFKNFVGANAGLGSDPVALWSFVSRQHDPSITWDDLAWFRSLWPGPMAIKGIMTAEDARRAVSEGVEGIIVSNHGGRQLDSLPSAIEVLPEIADAVGNRAEVILDGGVRRGTDVVKALALGARACMVGRPMLYGLASGGQAGVERAVEILQTETDRALALIGRPTLADLDRTAVRPAMGYRFD from the coding sequence ATGGCCATCAACATCGACGATCTTCGCAGGCTCGCGATGCGCCGCCTGCCGCGCGCCGTCTTCGACTTCGCGGACGGCGGGGCTGAGGACGAGCAGACCCTCCGTGCGAACCGGCGCGACTTTTCGAAGATCGTCTTCCGGCCACGTGTCCTGGTCGATGTCACCCACCGCGACCAGTCCACCACCATCCTCGGCCAGCCGGTCAGCTCGCCGCTGATCCTCGCGCCGACCGGTCTCGCCGGTATGCTCTGGCCGCGCGGCGAGATCGAGGCCGCGCGCGCCGCCACCCGGCGTGGGATCGTCTACACGCTCAGCACCCACGCTGCCTCGTCTATCGAGGAGGTCGCCGAATCCACCTCCGGGCCGCTCTGGTTTCAGCTCTACGTGCTGCGGGACCGTGACCTCGTCAAGCGGCTGGTGGAGCGGGCGAAGGCGGCCGGCTACCGCGCGCTGTGCCTGACCGTGGACGTGCCGATCCTCGGACAGCGCGAGCGCGACCTCCGCAACGGAGCGACCATCCCGCCGAAGATCACGGTCCGCAACGTCGTGGACGTGGTGCAGCGGGTCAACTGGCTGCGCGGCGTCCTGCTCGGCCCGAACATCACCTTCAAGAATTTCGTGGGGGCGAATGCCGGCCTCGGCAGCGACCCTGTTGCCCTGTGGTCGTTCGTGAGCAGACAGCACGATCCCTCGATCACCTGGGACGATCTGGCGTGGTTCCGCAGCCTCTGGCCGGGACCGATGGCCATCAAGGGCATCATGACGGCCGAGGACGCCCGCCGGGCCGTCTCGGAGGGTGTCGAGGGCATCATCGTCTCGAATCACGGTGGCCGTCAGCTCGACTCGCTGCCCTCGGCCATTGAGGTATTGCCGGAGATCGCCGACGCTGTGGGGAACCGCGCCGAGGTGATCCTCGACGGCGGCGTGCGGCGCGGCACCGACGTGGTCAAGGCGCTGGCGCTGGGAGCACGCGCCTGCATGGTCGGGCGTCCGATGCTGTACGGCCTCGCGAGCGGCGGGCAGGCCGGCGTTGAGCGCGCCGTGGAGATCCTCCAGACCGAGACGGACCGTGCGCTGGCCCTGATCGGGCGCCCGACGCTCGCAGACCTGGACCGGACGGCCGTTCGCCCGGCGATGGGGTACCGCTTCGACTAG
- a CDS encoding MBL fold metallo-hydrolase, protein MLTGATAEHHHTTEPLQRRVRFLGHASLLIDLDDTRIVTDPLLRQRVAMLYWRHPIPRAALTHPVDAVVISHMHQDHLDLPSLRGLGYDVPLLVPRRAGPFLERRGFRDVTELRPGDAVTVGKVRVRAVPARHTGFRPPFGPWGDCIGFVIDGSASQTSVYFAGDTDIFADMDALGPIDVALLPVAGWGPTLGPGHMDARGAAEALQLIRPRVAIPMHWGTFAPFGLHWHQWSYLIRPPLDFQRHARALMPDVDVTILEPGEALDLDPLITRWAAQERERLGAPLHHPTAPGDGAS, encoded by the coding sequence ATGTTGACGGGAGCTACAGCAGAACACCATCACACGACGGAGCCACTCCAACGGCGCGTCCGCTTTCTGGGGCACGCCTCGTTGTTGATCGACCTGGACGACACGCGCATCGTCACCGATCCGCTGCTGCGGCAACGGGTGGCGATGCTCTACTGGCGACACCCGATTCCTCGCGCGGCGCTGACTCACCCGGTCGACGCCGTGGTGATCTCCCACATGCACCAGGATCACCTCGATCTGCCGTCGCTTCGCGGGCTCGGCTACGACGTGCCGCTGCTGGTGCCGCGCCGGGCCGGGCCGTTTCTGGAACGGCGGGGCTTCCGCGACGTCACCGAGCTGCGGCCGGGTGACGCCGTCACCGTCGGCAAGGTCCGGGTGCGGGCTGTGCCGGCCCGCCACACGGGGTTCCGGCCGCCGTTCGGCCCCTGGGGTGACTGCATCGGCTTCGTCATCGACGGGAGCGCGAGCCAGACCAGCGTCTACTTCGCCGGCGACACGGACATCTTCGCGGACATGGATGCACTCGGCCCCATCGACGTGGCGCTCCTCCCGGTTGCCGGCTGGGGGCCGACGCTCGGACCAGGGCACATGGACGCGCGCGGCGCTGCCGAGGCGCTCCAGTTGATCCGGCCGCGCGTCGCCATCCCGATGCACTGGGGCACGTTTGCGCCGTTCGGCCTGCACTGGCACCAGTGGTCGTACCTGATCCGGCCGCCGCTCGACTTTCAGAGGCACGCCCGCGCACTGATGCCCGACGTGGACGTGACCATCCTCGAACCTGGCGAGGCGCTCGACCTGGATCCGCTCATCACACGCTGGGCGGCTCAGGAGCGCGAGCGGTTGGGCGCGCCGCTGCACCACCCGACCGCTCCCGGCGACGGCGCATCGTGA